Proteins encoded together in one Chitinophaga sp. LS1 window:
- a CDS encoding TlpA disulfide reductase family protein, whose translation MIKYILILTLLLPVLITKGQSFELNGIIEGKDSGVIFLYYKSTERYQLDSAKIKNGHFHFQGEIAGPVVASLNKFRPEKLKSIHDRNEFYIDPTKMDITVEADKFEHFTLKGAATDKDRVSLIKSQQSERDSINLLSAAIEATTDKNLKLTYIQATNRLNHIIREKDSVFIVHHPDSYVAADLLQKSISFHTISFTSYDSLYQRMPLAIQQSEVGKKIKVTVDKEKAVSPGMIAPAFPSIDTLTGKRAILLDFWASWCIPCRQLAPQLHQLYEQYKDKVEFISISLDKNKADWIKATQEDNISWVNILEDNLQQLSRRYFVSTIPTYVLIGADKKIIGNYAPLTWQELKTALANLN comes from the coding sequence ATGATTAAATATATTCTGATATTAACATTGTTGTTACCAGTCCTGATAACGAAGGGCCAGTCATTTGAATTAAATGGTATTATTGAAGGGAAAGATAGCGGCGTTATATTTCTCTATTATAAAAGCACAGAACGATATCAATTGGACAGTGCTAAGATTAAAAATGGACATTTTCATTTTCAGGGGGAAATTGCCGGACCGGTAGTCGCTTCTCTGAATAAATTCAGACCGGAAAAGCTGAAGAGTATTCACGACCGGAATGAGTTCTATATAGACCCTACAAAAATGGATATCACTGTGGAGGCCGATAAGTTTGAGCATTTCACTCTGAAAGGTGCTGCGACCGACAAGGACCGGGTATCGCTTATAAAATCCCAACAGTCAGAACGGGATAGTATCAACCTGCTCTCAGCTGCTATCGAAGCCACCACTGATAAGAATTTAAAATTAACATACATTCAGGCTACCAACCGGCTTAACCATATTATTCGTGAAAAGGATTCGGTGTTCATCGTACATCATCCGGATTCATATGTTGCTGCAGATCTGTTGCAAAAAAGTATAAGTTTTCATACCATTAGTTTTACCTCATACGACAGCCTTTATCAAAGAATGCCACTAGCCATTCAGCAAAGTGAAGTAGGCAAAAAGATAAAGGTAACAGTTGACAAAGAGAAAGCAGTTTCACCAGGAATGATAGCACCCGCATTCCCTTCCATAGATACCCTGACAGGTAAAAGGGCCATATTGCTGGACTTCTGGGCATCCTGGTGTATTCCCTGCCGCCAGCTGGCTCCACAGCTACATCAGCTATATGAGCAGTATAAGGATAAGGTTGAATTTATCAGCATATCACTGGACAAGAATAAAGCTGACTGGATAAAAGCCACTCAGGAAGATAATATCAGCTGGGTGAATATACTTGAAGACAATCTCCAACAGTTATCCCGCAGGTACTTTGTATCCACTATACCTACTTATGTATTGATAGGCGCTGATAAAAAGATCATAGGTAATTATGCGCCGCTAACATGGCAGGAGCTCAAGACCGCGCTGGCTAATCTGAACTAA
- a CDS encoding alkaline phosphatase family protein, giving the protein MPFILKLYKYEKAITTPTLFLLVMTTLAQQTGHVILITIDGLRPDFYQVASWDMENLRMMKDSGTYAYGVNSVFPTVTYPNHTPLITRNKRG; this is encoded by the coding sequence ATGCCTTTCATTCTGAAGTTATATAAGTATGAAAAGGCTATTACTACTCCCACACTATTCCTGTTAGTGATGACAACTTTGGCCCAGCAAACAGGGCATGTTATTCTGATCACAATAGATGGTCTCAGACCCGACTTTTATCAGGTTGCTTCCTGGGATATGGAGAACCTGCGCATGATGAAAGATAGTGGTACTTATGCATATGGTGTGAACAGTGTATTCCCAACTGTCACCTATCCCAACCACACTCCCCTGATTACAAGAAATAAACGAGGGTAA
- a CDS encoding antibiotic biosynthesis monooxygenase codes for MILEVAILYIKPGLYPEFEIDFKKAGQYIRSIPGYRHHSLQKCLENVNKYILLVEWDKLEDHTIGFRQSDVYVHWKELLHHYYDPFPVVEHFKEIEL; via the coding sequence ATGATATTGGAAGTAGCGATTTTGTATATAAAGCCGGGACTATACCCGGAATTTGAAATAGATTTTAAGAAAGCAGGACAATATATCAGATCAATACCGGGTTATCGTCATCACAGTTTGCAAAAATGTTTAGAAAACGTCAACAAATATATTCTGTTAGTCGAATGGGATAAGTTAGAAGACCACACAATAGGTTTTAGACAATCCGATGTCTATGTGCATTGGAAGGAACTATTGCATCATTATTATGATCCATTCCCAGTTGTAGAACATTTCAAGGAAATTGAATTATAA